A window of Numenius arquata chromosome 10, bNumArq3.hap1.1, whole genome shotgun sequence genomic DNA:
CCCAGAGGGGCCTGCCCTCTCCCAAGAGGAGGGCTGGaggcttttctcctttctgctccagCTGGCCTGGTttgttctgcagctctgctggcatgTCCTGCACACCCACCCCAGGGGACAGTCCTCACGAAACACCCTCCTGCTCTCTGGACAGCTGCCGCTTAGAGAtttaaaatacaacaaataataaaTCCTATCTATTAGCTGGCCTGGCCAAGGCCTGTTCAGCACCATGGTGTCCCTGCAAGTCACTGTCTCCGCGCCACTGCAGAGGGAGTTACTTTCCCTGGAGGCACCAACGAAGCCCTCTCACGAACACCCAGTCCCAGAGGAAAGAGTGAGCCCCGCTCGGGCCAGCCTGGCCAACAGGACCGACCTCTCCCTCTGCACGTCTCCGTAGCAGCCGATTCTGGCATCCTCCCAGGATCCCAGCATCACGTCagttccccccgcccccctcgtccctggcagcagcagttctAGATCTGGAGGTTGATGAAAGGGGCGAAGCCAACCACGTCCTGCAGGAGAACGAGAGCCCTCTGCAGCGGAGGCTCCACGTCCAGCTCCACCCCACGGCTTCGGAGGACGCTCAGGCTGGACTCGGCCACGTTGTGGCAATGCTTCACCTTCAGCGAGCGCAGCTTGGGACAATACTCTGCCAGGACCCTGCCAAGAAAGAGAGCACGCGCAGGTTGCAAGCCAGGGCTCCTGAGTGCACCACGCACCCTCTTCTCTACTCCCAGCAGCCCAGCGCTCACGACTGTGCCACACATGCACCACCCTTTAGGAACAATGCCCTGATGGCCTGAAAGACACTCAAAGGACACAGTCGGACCCCAGACCTACCCTCTGTGACATCCTGGGGAATTCGCTGTTAGTAGCACGCGGTGCCTCTCCTGAAAGGCCTGCCAGTGGCTTCTCCCCGAGACTGAGCTCTCATTGCTTTCAGCATGAGGAAATCTGACTTTTCCTCTccgtttctcttcctctcccaacCCCAGACACCTgccgtcccctccccagctcctcacaTCGCTCAGTACCTGATGGAGTCATTCTTGACTCGCAGACACCCCGTGAGGTCCAGATGCTCCAGCTCGGGGCAGCACTTGGCAATCTCCTCGACCGCCACGTCGCCCACGTTGGCGTTGACAGCCAGCGACAGGGACTTGAGCCTGCTGCACTTCTGCACTAGGTAGCAGATGGCCTCGTCCTTCAGCTGGCGACAGGCCGTCAGGTCCACAGCCTCCAGCGCCTTGCAGTGGTCGGCCAGGCTGCGCAGGGACAGGCTGTCCACCCACTCGCAGTGAGCCAGGGAGAGGCGGCGCAGGTTGGGACAGCTCAGCGAGATGGCCACCAGGGCATGGCGACTGAGCTGAGCACAGCCCTTCAGCTGGatgtggtggaggtggtggttcTGCCCGATGACCGGGAGCAGCTCCCTGTCCGTCAGCCAGTCGGAGCAGTTCTGGAGCGCCAGCTGCTGCAGTACCTCGTTGTCCTTCAGCAGGTTAACGAAAGCAGCTCTAGGGATGGCAGGTCCGATCTGCGTGGGGAACCCAGGAAGAATGAGGCATTCCCTAGGATTTCAGATCAGCCTGGCTCAGCCTGATCCTCACCAGagactctctctcccctcctcttgcCCACTGTGAGAGGTGACCAAAGCCACCCTCTTCTCATCCCAGGCAAACCATGCCATCAGGCTTTCCACCCCTCATGCCAACACTATTGCCAGAAACTAGGAGATGCTCTGGGCCTTGCTGTCCCCCATCATCACCCCTTCATTTATGCACTCCTCATGAGCTCCACACCTCTGCTCTCCAAAGACTCTTTGGTAGACCGCTCTGTGCCCTCACAGAACAGCAGCTCCTCCTGTCTTTCCAAGTCCCAGGCAGTCCCTAAGAGGGTCTGCACAAGCTTTTCCCCAAGACCAAGGCACAAAGTTTATCTCTCATCAGACCCACCCTATTGCACAACCTCTGTGAGGACCAACAGGCCGTGCCGCTCTGGAGCTGGCTTGTGTTTCTGCCAGCTGGTGCCCCATGATGGCCAAGGTGGAGCTTCCAGGCTCACTCCTCCCAAGGCCTCTTGCTAAAGACAGTGGCATTGCTGGGCCCTGAATCACCGCCTCTCCTCCCTGAGCCCATCTGTCCAGTCTGACACCCGAGCTCCTGAGCAGAAACCAGCCTCCTTGCTGGGGCCTTCCTTCTCCCCATATAGTCAGATGCTCCCCTGTTATCTCCAGAGCAGTAGGACCTCTGTGTCTCCCCCAGCCTCAGAGCCATCCAATACCTGGCTTGAGTCAAAGCAGCGCATGTTGGCCAGGTAGAGCTGGATGAGAGACTGGAACGACTTGCTGACCCTCTGCAGgctcaggagctgctgcagtgGCAGATGACAGAGGATATGGGGAACCAAGATGTCTTCCCAGGGCAGGTCCAGGAGGCATCCCCTGGAGGGGGTCAGACTCATCATCAGACACCAGGGAGCCGGGCTACGGTGAAAGCCAGGCTAGATCACCTCACACCTACTGCCGGGTGCCTCTAGGAGGAACAGCCAGAAACAAAGACTCAGCCACGTCTCCCACAGCCAGCCCACAGGGTAATACCCCTCGGCTAGCCACCAGCAGGGCACGCACTTGCCACCTGCGtcacctcctccccagcccgggaTGTTCACTGCTCAGGCATTCGAGTCCACCCGCCTGCactgccctgcaggagagagctggggtggaGCCTTCCACCAGTTCCTTAAGGAGCCCTTGTCCCTCAGCAGGGTAGGACAGCAAGTGACGGCTGCGGCACTGACCGCACCACCCGCACGGTGGCTGTGCCCAGCCTTCCCCTCCGAGCATCACCCTACCCGGCAGCTGGTCCCCGGCATCCAGAGCCGAACCACTCGGGCACCGTGCGAGGGGGAGCGGGAAGGCACCTGCCCCTTTCCCGTGGGGGACAACAGGGCTCCGGgatcccccgccccccccctcccgagAGCGctccccccgaggagcgggagaAATGAGGCCGCAGCCTCGGGCGGCGCGGGGAAGGGCTGGCGCCGGGGAAGGAGCAGTAGGGTGCCGGTGGCCCGGAGCCCCCCGAGCCGCGGCTGGAGGCAGCGGTGACACTCAGCCCCAGCAGAACCGGCAGCTGAAGGCGGGCCTTGCCCGcggcctttcccccccccgccccccaagccCCAGCGTCTCCCCCGGGCCCGGTTCCCGGGCTGCCCCACCGGAGCTTCCACAGAAACACCCCTTCCCACAGCACCCCGTGATGAGACGGCAGCCCCAAGCCCCGGTCCCCCGCCACCGGCCCCGTACCTGCCGCTCCGCCGGCCGCTCCATACAGCCGCGCCTGATCCCGCCCCCGACGCCGGCGTCCCGGTAAGACGTCACGCCGGCGGGCGGAAGTGCGCGCGTACCCACCGCCtcagccccgcccctccccgcccggccccgcagcctTACCTCGCCCCGGCGGCAGCGGGCGCGTTACCGGGGaccgggcgggaggcggcgcgggAGCCCCCGGGCAACGGCAGCcctcggggcggcggggagggactGCGGCGCTGCGGGTGGGCCAGCGGGAGCGGCGGTCGCAAGTCCCACCGGTGGCCCAGCGGCTCCCGCAGGCTGTTCCCAGCAGCGCGGCGCTCACACCGGCCCCGGTAGACCAGCTCCCCGTGCGCACCGCCCGTCCCAGTTCCCCAGTTTTCCCGATTCCCTCAGCGCACACCAGATCCCCGGGGGGCTCCAGTCGTCCCAGTTCCCCCACGATCCCAGTCCTCAGCGCACACCGGTCGCTCcagcccggcggcggccccggttCCCCGGTGCACACTCCGCTCCCCAGCGCACGCCCCTGcccgcggcgggcggccccgcgCATGCGCAGCGCGACGGCGCTGTCCGTTCAGCACCACGCGGAGCCGGGACCCGCCGGGACCCGCCGCTGCCGGTGAGCGacggccccgccccccggccccgcccccccggccccgccagacacccaccccccccccaccaccttcCGGGACGGGACCGGACCGggcccccacacccccttcccGGCCCCGCTGCTCTCCCGGCGGGCACTGCCGCCCCCACCCCGCCCGCAGGAGCGGAGAGACCCCCGGCCAAGGCCGGGCCCCGGGGCTCACCGTTCTCACAGCACCCCCGACCGGCAGCCGCTGGCCCCCGCTCCTCCGCTGGTACCGGGCTGCCCCCGCGCCGCAAATGCCTGGGGCGGGACggcgctgccctccctcccccttcaccCCGCGTCTCTCCACCCCGCCAACCGGCtccccccgctccgctcccccgccGGTGCCCCGCCTGCCCCCGTAGCTCCGAGGAGAGAGTGGGGTCCGTCCCTTTGCCGGCAGCCCCCGCGGAGAAGCGGCCCGGGCTCCTACCGGCGCAGTTGCCATAACGACTCCGGGCAGGGCTCCCGCAGAAACAGAAGCTGCTGTTTCCCCGCTGCTCTCCTCCGCGCTGCCGGTTTGCGGGGCAGTCCTCCCCTTCCACTCCCCCCCGCGTCGGTACAGCACACCACACCTCGGAGCTGGCCCTGGGCGAGTGACCCCATCCCTGGCTCGGATCTTGAGCCCTGGCACCTTGTGCAGCATCAAGCTGCTGGCCACTGCTGGCAACAGGCGCTAGATCCACTTGGCAAAAGAGCAGGGCCCACATACAGCTAAGGAATCCCAGATGCCCGGTCCTAAACTCCCTGGAACAAGTCCCAGGTTCCCTGGAAAGCAATGACCTGTccgtgcaccctgctctgctcatTCCCTGCCAACGTGGAGGCTGGTTTGGGGGAAGGTCTTCTGATCCCGGTGCCTGTCCTCTGGGGGCAGCTACCCACACAACCTGGCTGCCCCACGGCACATAGCACCCACCCCTGGAGcatcccagcagctccctgagCTAGCAGAGTGCTTTTCTCATTTACAGAAGGACAAGCAAGGCAGGAATTTTCAATTTAGTAAAGGAGCTGAGAACGCCCCCAGCCATGGCCTGGGACAGCCCTTCCTTCCTCTGCGGTGGAGGCGCAGAAAGCTCTGGCATTGCTGATCCTGCTTCTAGACCGGGAGGGTTCATTGTGCCCTTGGGAGGTTTCAGCTCTGTGTTCACCCTGCTCTCGGTTCCTGCTGTGAAACAGAAGTGTGGTGTCTGGCAGGGGGGGGTCCCTTAATTTTGCCCCTGTAAGTGAACGGCTGTGACTGAGGTTGGCTACAAGGAGGCTTTTTGAAATAGCGGTCTTGGGCTGGATAGGAGGTGAGGGAGCACCAGGGATCAAGGGAGCGCAACGCTCGATTACATCTGGCCTTCGCTGAAGGCTTTCTGTTCCAAAACAGACCTGGCTGGGAGCCCCCAGCTCGTGTGGAGTCCTTGCTCGGAGGAGCAGTGTTGAGGATTCAGGTTGTTGTCCTTCCTGAGCAACATGTGTGCTGGGCTGGCAAGTGggacctgctctgctcccacaCCAACCTCTgtttatgtttttcatttcatcCCATCCAGCTGGGCTGACTGAGTCACTTCCCCGGGAGCTTGCTGGTAGCAGGGCTCGGAGGAGGGCGGAGAGTCAGCCCAGACAGATTTTGGGTACCACGAGGAGGCTGGGAGGCACTGTTAGAGGCAGAGGTGAGACCCCGTTGTGTTTGTTTGGCCTCTGTTGCATCCCAACCTTTTCCCAGCCTGCAGATGCACAAGCTTGGACCTGCCCATGGAGAAGGTGAAGGCTCTCCTACCTTCAATACCCAGTGCCAAGGCAGAGATTCCAGAGCTGGTTACCCCTGAGCTGCTCACGGGATTGTTCAGGAATCATTCCTAACCCAGCTCACTTCAGGCTGCTCGCGGGGCAACAAtcgctgtgccagggctggggcgcTGCAGCCTCTCAGGCAGCGCTGGCTTTTTTCCAGACGCAGCTCCCAGGGTCAGCGTTGCCCTGGGAAGCAATGAACAGCTTTCAGATCCTACAGCCTGGAAACAGGTTCCCTAACACACCACCACGGCAGGTGCTGTGGCATGTTTGCTTTGACAGCAAGGGTGGCTGCTCCTGAAAGAGCAAGGGACTCACCAGCCAGAAACCAGGTACTTAATACCTGGCTGGTGCCCAGTGAGGGCAACCAGGGGCAGACAGATCATAAATCAACAGGCAAGGCCATCATGATGGGGTGGGGATGAGGTCCAGCTAGGATATCAACCCACAGGGGAGGATCCAGATCAACAGAGCCCATAGCCCAGCATAAGGATAGTTAAGCCAAGCTGGAGACCAGCACACCTACAACATTGCTTGAGGGGAACTAAAAGCCCCAGGCTGAGCTTAAATGGAGTCTGTGGGCCTATGGGCTGGAGTGGTggaggctccaggtgaggccagTTAGGGCCACTAAGGTTTATTAGTGCCCCCCAGGGCCCTGGCAAGCTGCTGGTCTGTGGGGAAATTAGTTGGTAGGCTTGATCTTATGGCTACTGAGATCTAGGTCCTGTTTATTAGGAATTATAGACAGTTTCCAAGATGTGAAATGCTCAGACTGCTCTCTGTCTTCTTCACAGTTTGGTTGCAGATGCAGGAAGAGCATCGTTTGTAGGACTGTGTGCTGAGACGTAGCTTTACACCCTCAGGATGTCCAGCGGAGCCAGCAACCTAGGACCGCACCAACGGTAAGGGTCCCAAACCAGTACCCTTCTTGTGTGAAGGTTTCCTGTCTGCCGCGTGGCCGTGGTAGGGCCGTACAGCACCACAGCACGGGGCTGGGGTGGTGCTATCTGCTATAGCTTAGCAGTAAAGGGACAACTCCTGGCAccttggggtgcatcaagaagagtgtgaccagcaggtggagggaggtcatcctccccctttactctgctctggtcaggccacagctggagtactgtgtccagttctgggctccccagttcaagaaggacagagaactgctggagagggtacagcagagggctacaaagatgatgaggggcctggagcatctcccttacaaggggaggctgagggacttgggtcttcttagtctagagaagagaagactgaggggggatctgatcaacgcctataaatacttaaagggtgggtgtcaagaagatgggtccagtcttttttcagtggtgcccagggacaggaaaagaggtaatgggcacaaactggaacataggaagttccatctgaacatgaggaggaacttcgttactgtgagggtggcagagccctggaagtggTGCTGCCCAGAGGCAGcccagaggctgcccagagaagtggtggagtctctgtctctggagacattccaaacccatctggacatgttcctgtgcaacctgctctgggtgaccctgctttggcaggggtgttggactagatgatctccagaggtcccttccaaccccatatcattctgtgattctgtaactcaaAGCAGGCAAGCTTGAAGGACCAGAGCTTTGTTCTGCTCTATTATCTCAGTTAAGAGATCCAGCGagcttctgcttctttctttcaaagGTGGGCTTGCATTTTTTCTTGAGAGGTGTCTGTAAGTCTCCTTTCTAAGCTTCAGCTAGACGCACATTTCTGGTTGAGCCCTAATACCGCAAACTGCTTTGCTAAAACAGCTTCCTGAGCTGGGCCTGATGttggttgagggggggggggggggggggcggtgctcCCTTAAGACCAGGGGAATTCAACTTGCCAGTCAAGCAGCAGGATAAGGGCAGAGCTTGGGCTAAAAACTTCCTGCTACAAGCTTGGATGGCTGCCAGcttctagatttttttaatagaggaTGTGGGAAAGATTATCACAACTGCTCCTGTAAGACCAACCAATTCtcttaatttctcttctaaaaggATATAAAAAGGGCTGCGGTCCTGTTCATGTGCAGCTCCACTGGTGTCTGTAAGTGCTGTGAGTTCAGTGATAAGCCTGGTGGAGACAGGTTGTGAGAGATGAGGAAATGGAGCTGACAAAAGCACTTAAGTGAACCCAGCTGGCCTGGCTTCGGGGTATGCCCTGTTAGCTCCGTGGCACAGTGTGTGCCTGGTGTCATTCagacagccccagctcctgccttacaagaaaagacatggacctgttggagcaggtccagaggaggctgcaaaaatgatcagaggtttggagcacctctcttatgaggacaggctgagagagttggggttgttcagctcagagaagagaaggctcccaggagaccttattgtggcctttcagtacttaaagggtgcctacaggatAGATGGGGACAAGCTTTGTAGCAGGGTATGttatgacaggacaaggggtaatggctttgagcttgaagagggtagatttagactagatagaaggaagaaattttttacaatgaggatggtgaaacactggcccaggttgcccggagaggtgggagatgccccattcctggagatgttcaaggtcagcttggatggggctctgagtgacctgatctagttgaagatgtccctgctcattgcaggggagttggacctttaaaggtcctttccaacccaaactattctattctactttttttttatatatcaagAGGGTGTCCTTTGCAAGATCAGTGAGGTGAACCCGGAGGTGCTTCCCTTTCAAGGTGGAAGCTGCATCTGTGGTGACTTACCAGTGCCCATCACTTGTTTTGTCCCCTTGTAAGACATCGTTTTGGACAAAGTGCATCTGAAGCTGCCTGTTCCCAGAAGCAGCTCTGGGCTGTGACACCTGCGGTGcttgcagggctgctggggaagTGTATTGCCCAGGTACCTTCAATGAGCAGAGGACACTGGTCAGTCCTGTGGCTCTCCTGTTATCCCAATGAGCGCTGATGTCCTgcgagggaaagcagggctcctgcGTCAGGCCTTGAGCTGATCCGTAGTGACGAGAGACCAAGCTGAGCCCTGGGGGGGAGCAAGCAGATTAGCTCCCAACaactgctgctgcagctttcttgtgTCTTCCTTGGAAACATATGGTGCTGGCTGCTCCCGGAGCCAGGGCATGGCCTCAGGTCTGATACTGCTTGGCATCCTCATCCTCATGAACATCCCCCTGAGGCAAACAGAAACCTCAGCAAGCTTCACTGCTGCGAGGCAGTGCTGGTGCCCAGCTGTACTTTCGAAGGGTCTAGAGGAGTAGTTCGGTCTTGACCTCATCCTTTGGGAAGCTGGGGTGAGGTTTAGCGAATTGGGGCCTGAAGGGAAGGGAGTCTTGTGGTTAGAGGAGCTGACCTCAAGTCAGGAATC
This region includes:
- the FBXL15 gene encoding F-box/LRR-repeat protein 15: MMSLTPSRGCLLDLPWEDILVPHILCHLPLQQLLSLQRVSKSFQSLIQLYLANMRCFDSSQIGPAIPRAAFVNLLKDNEVLQQLALQNCSDWLTDRELLPVIGQNHHLHHIQLKGCAQLSRHALVAISLSCPNLRRLSLAHCEWVDSLSLRSLADHCKALEAVDLTACRQLKDEAICYLVQKCSRLKSLSLAVNANVGDVAVEEIAKCCPELEHLDLTGCLRVKNDSIRVLAEYCPKLRSLKVKHCHNVAESSLSVLRSRGVELDVEPPLQRALVLLQDVVGFAPFINLQI